The genomic window AAATACCTTCATCCACATTCATGTAATATTTTGTATACCTTCGTCATATGAATGATGGTGTTAAGTGACACACATAACCCCTTCATCCACTCACTGGCCATTTTGTTTTACTTGGTGAGTTGGTATTGCGCGCACGTGTTCTGTGtcattgttacagttttttgcagtaatatcataatattaatGCTAGTTAACATTTATAATGAGTTCCAGAGGTAAACAAATGTTAAAACTAGTGCAGGAACAAATAAACTGTGAACAAAATTTGCCAAATGATGAAAATGAATTCACAGCAAGTTCTAACCTCAACATTGAAATTTCAAATGTAACAGGTAAGTGCAATCCTGTTGTTATGaaataattaagttttattatattttgggcaataggtatttagatcataatatttatataaaagtgTAAATGAGCTGGTTGAAATACATAACCCAACTATCATCTGTTATAAATATTTACACTTGATTGCTCCGGGGATTCCCCTATCTTttcaaaagtaatttttaaacaataataattaggaagaattaaaatataagtATAAGTAAATAGCTGTTTTTATTTTCAGATTTGGAGGGGACCCAACCATTCTTGTCAGACAGCAGTGGTGATGCTGAATACTTTCCGAGTAATGAAGGAAGCAGTTCTTCAGGAACTAGTGTCACGGAGGACGAAGAAAGAGCGGACCACAGTCATGTAAAAAACCTTGTTGGAGGTACATTCATTTCTGGAGACAAAGAAGGAGCTGTAAGAAGTAAATAGCTGTTTTTATTTTCAGATTTGGAGGGGACCCAACCATTCTTGTCAGACAGCAGTGGTGATGCTGAATACTTTCCGAGTAATGAAGGAAGCAGTTCTTCAGGAACTAGTGTCACGGAGGACGAAGAAAGAGCGGACCACAGTCATGTAAAAAACCTTGTTGGAGGTACATTCATTTCTGGAGACAAAGAAGGAAGCGGGATTATTCAAAAGCCTATAATTAATCCTTCTAACGGGTCTAACGAGGTTGACCAAGAAAATGAAaaacaaagaaagcaaaagattttttCAACGACAGCAAAAGTTTCCAAAAAACGAAAACGAGATCCAAATacgtggaagaaacacaaagCAGCTTTAGATAGAGCAAAAGGTGAAGAATATTTGTCTTACAAAAACATTCTCGTTCCAAGAAAGGAGCCAGAAAAAGGTATTCTTTGTAGACAAGGCTGTAGATTTTCTTGTAGCACTAAATTTTCAGCAGATGACAGGAAGGCATTTTTGGATGAATTTTATAGACTTGATATTAATGCAAAAAATGCTTTACTATTTAAATCAATCATTAAAAAACCAGTGTTGAGGGAAAGAAAAGATGCTGTTAAACATAAAACTGCGTCATATACGTATAACGTTACAAAAAATGGATTTACCGTAAAGGTGTGCAAAGAAGCGTTATGCGCTCTATACCAAATAGGCAGAAAAAAACTTGATGTTATAAAGAATCGTATAAATAGTAGTGTAGCAGCACCTCCTCCAGATCGCAGAGGTAAGCACTCCAATAGGCCACACAAAATAGGCCAATATGTTAGGGATTTTGTGATAGAGCACATAAATAAATTTCCTGTCGAAGAGTCGCACTATTCCAGAAATAGAAATCCTCATAAAAAATATCTTTCTCCCCTACTAAATGTGAGCAAAATGTATGAGTTCTATCTTGAGGAATGTAATCTGGCACAATTTCCTGgaaaatttagaattaaaaaatgttCATATTCCAACATTTTTTCGCGAGAGTTTAATTTATCATTTGGGTATCCGAAAAGTGATACGTGTAGTATCTGTGATGGAGGTGAATCTAACGATGGACATAAAGAAAACTACACAGCATCAACTAAAGCGCTCAAAGTTGACAAGGAAAAAGCAAAAGATTCAGATAACTTGGTCTATATTACAATCGATATGCAACAAACAATGCCACTGCCAAAAATAACAACGTCCAAAGCATTTTACCTTAGGCAAATGTGGTTTTATAATTTTGGGGTGCATATTACTACAAAAGGCCTAGACAAAGCATGTTTTTGTACCTGGACCGAAGATCTTGCAAACAGAGGAAGTGCAGAAATATGCAGTTCTCTACTCAGATATATTGAAGTCGACGAAAGCATCACCAAAAAGGATTATCTGATCATCTGGTCCGATTCATGTGCGGGCCAGAACAAGAACTTCCACATGATTTGCCTTTATCAGTATCTTATTTTGAAGGGATACTTCCGTTGTATTGACCACAAGTTTCCTGAGGTTGGCCATACTTACTTAGATTGTGACAGAGACTTCGGAAGAATCGAGAAGGTTTTACGAAAACAAGACACGGTATATGTACCAGATACGTACCGGGAAATAATTTCAAAGGCTAGCCGAAAAAATCAAGTCATCGACATGGCTCAACACTTTAGAAGGATTGCTGATCTACCGCAAAAACTTCATCTTACTAACAGAAAAAAGGACGAACTAAATGAAACAGTCAGATTTAGAGACGGTATTAAATGGATAAGAGTGGAAGAGTATGGTTCCTATTTGTATAAAGAATCATATGACGAAACAGTTCCTTTTAGAAAAGTAAATATTcttcaaaataagaatagaacaGCAGCGCCAGAGAATATTGAAATCGAAAGAATTCGGGAGAAATATGGAAATATCtctgaagaaaaaagaaaaaatctcCAAGAACAGCTTAAGTTTGTAAAACCAGAATATCGATATTTCTATGAACCAAtcttagaaaaaaaataatgtattacgTTATATTACTGTTATTACCTTATATTAAGCAATAACATCTTGTTAGCTGATTAGATAAGTTTTTCTTTAATACATGATTCTTCCATAAAACAGTAGTTGTTTTAATTTCTTTAGAATTATACAGTGGATGAAGGTGTTATGTactgtttttttcaaattttggtaagacacatttttttttgttgatatttttttcCGTGAATAACATATTCCATATACTAGTAACGACATAGAAAAGTTTTTACCTAATAAAAGTGAATGTGAGAAAAGTTTACAATGAAAAACTTTAAccttaattttctcaaaatctAAATTTTGTAACATAGCACCTTCATCCACTCGTgtcttcaattattatttgaattacgTTTATTATTTAAACCACTTGTGTCTTTgagtaataaattttttattcgcTATTTAGAATACAAATCAATCACatttaagtaaattttattagaatattaatttgttaaattaacttTCTAACATGTCTGATAAATTAACAAAAGCCAATTTAAAGCGAACTACTGCTTTTAAACGATTACAAGAAACTTACGAGTGTGGTCTTAAAGTTTCGAATGATGAGTCTTTAAAGCCTGAATTTCTTGCTAGAGCCAATGCTATTGATGGCACTTATAATGAATTTCAAAGTAATCATAACACTGTTATTTCATTAATCAATGATGATGAATTTTCTTCCTATGATGAGATGAGATTAAATGCTGATAAAGCCTTTTATGGAGTTTTATCACTAAGACATAATTTTTTGTTGAATGACTCATCTTCTCAAGCGGCAAACATGTCTACTGTAGATAATTCTAATTTTTCTAACCGTAGAAGTGTCGCAAACCTTCCAAAGCTTTCCTTGATGCGTTTCGAAGGTTCTTATAAAGATTTTCCTACTTATTTTGATGTCTTTAACAGTCTAATCCACAATAATCCTGACATATCTAATGTTGAAAAGTTTCAGTATCTGCTTACTTCTTTGGGTAATGAACCCCTAGCTTTAATCAAAGGCATTCCTCTTACTGAGGGCAATTATACTGTAGCATACGAAAAGCtggaaaaaagatataaaaatacaCGTATCTTAGCTAGCCACTATTATAATGAAATTTTTAATGCTCCCTCAATTTCAAAGGCAAATTCTTTTGAACTAAGAAAATTATTAAGTGTCTTTTCAGAAAATGTTGCTGCTCTCAGGGTAATGAAGTTGCCTGTAGATCATTGGGATTTTTTGCTATTTAACATGCTTCTTAATAAATGAGATTCAAAAACCAGAACCAATTTTGAACTGGAACATAGCCTTAGCCAGGAATTGCCAACTTATAGGCAATTAATGTCGTTTTTAGATAGACAATGCATCGCACTGGAGTCTGTTCAGTATATTGCTTCGTCATCTCACAATCCAAAGGTGAACAATAAAAAACACGTATCTAGTTTTCTGGTGGAATCCAGCCCTAATTCAGTTGAGCAGTCTAAGTGCATCTTATGTTCTTCGCCTCATGCCTTATATAAGTGCGGAATATTTCTTTCTAATCCCCTCAAGAGAGGTTTTCTATTGCTAAACAACACAAACTTTGCGTTAATTGTTTAGTTTCGCCACACTCTATGAGGAATTGTGTGTCATCTCATAAATGTCGTGTTTGCAAATTCCCCCATCATACAACATGGCACTTTGATAAAAAATCAAACGATACAGCTTCTGAGCAGAATTCAAACGTTCAGGTTACTTCTTCCAACCCCTCTGTTGGTCCGTCAGTGGGTTGCAACCCGTCTACTAGTTCTTCGATTACCAATACCCTTGTAAATACTTACATCAATTCTGACTGTATTACAAGCACCTTATCACTTCCTCAATCAACTATTTTATTGTCAACCTGTGAAGCGGAAGTAAAGGATATTCGAGGTAACTTTACCACAATACGAATTCTTCTTGATACAGGTTCTATGGCGAATTTTATTTCTGAATCTTGTGTTCAACGTCTTGGCCTTTCAAAAAGAAATTTTTCGATTCCTGTTGAAGGTCTCAATGGAATATCATTGGCTGCAAACAGTGGTATAGTGCAGTGCACAATGAAACCGTGTGGACAAATCGATCCAACATTTTCATTTGAAGCCATTGTTCTTCCTAAAGTATGTTCAAATCAGCCAAAATTCCTAGTTAATCCTTCTGAGTTGACACATCTTCAAACTTTAAAATTGGCAGATCCTAAGTTCCACATACCTGGTCCTATAGACATGATAGTTGGTGCAGAACTCActccgtttattttaaaatcggGTAGAATTTTTGGAAATCCAAATCAACCAGTGGCATTAGAAACTGTTTTTGGATACGTTCTTCAAGGTAAAGTAAATTGCCTCCCTAATGATTCTTCTATAAATACTCTTGTTAATTGTCATATGTCTCTTGAAACAAATATCGACACGcaattaagaaaattttgggaGCTTGAGGAGATTTCTAAATCCTTACCTTTATCATCTGAAGataaaaaatgtgaagaaatataTAAGTCTTTAACTCTTAGAGATTCTACAGGTCGATTTTTTGTCCCGTTACCTTTTCGTCAAGAAAAACCTAAATTTCTTGATACTTATTCTCAAGCCCATCGACGTTTTTCGATGCTTGAAAATCGTTTTAGAAAAAATCCTGATTTACGCACAAAATATTGTGATTTTATACAAGACTATTTAAATAAGGGTCACATGTCTCTCGTTCCTACAGAGCATAACCATTCTCCTTCGGCCTATTATATCGCCCATCATGCTATATTTAAGGAACAAATTTCCGAATTCGAGATTGTATCTAAAACAAGGGTAGTCTTTGATGCAAGTTTGCGTGACATAAACGGTGTATCTCTAAATGACACCTTACTTGTAGATCCAAAGCTTCAGAAGGACATTGCTAGTCTTTTACTTAGATTTCGATTTTATGCCTATGTCTTTGTTTGCGACATTAAGCAAATGTACAGACAAATTAATGTGATTGCCGACTATTGGGACTATCAACGTATTCTATGGCGTTTCTCCCTATCCGAACCTCTTCAGGAGTATCATTTACGCACTGTGACATATGGTATATCTTCTTCACCATATTTGGCATTACGTACCTTGTATGAACTCGCAGCTTCTGAAGAAAATAATTATCCTCATGTAGCTAAAGCTTTAAGAACTCAATTTTATATGGACGATGGTTTACTGGGAGCTAATGATATTCCCTCAGCCTTGACTCTTCAATTTGACTTAATCGCAGTTATGAAAAGAGGAGGTTTTGAACTTGGAATATGGGCTAGTAATCACCCTGATCTAATTACTCATCTTTCTGCTTCCGATTGTCAGAACTCATCTTATAGTTTTGATAAGGACGAACCTTCATTCATCAAACTGTTGGGATTAAAATGGGATCCGTCATCAGACATATTTTCCTATTCCTATGTCCCTTTTGATCGCTCTTGTACAAAGAGACATTTTGTCTGAAATTAGTAGGATTTTTGATCCTCTCGGATTTATTTCACCCTGTCTTCTGTTTGCAAAACGTCTGCTACAAAAATTGTGGGAGCTCAATGTCCCTTGGGATGAAATCTTATCCGACGAGATTACCGAAATTTGGACAAAATTCAAAACGGAATTACCAAATCTCGCTGATATTAAAATTGCTCGTTATTTGGGTTCTGAAGCCATATCTCGCGTCGAGTTACATGGCTTTTGTGACGCCTCTCAAGTAGGTTATGCTAGTGTTGTTTACTTTCGAATTGAAGAAACCACTGGTAATATCAAAACCTTTTTGGTTAGCGCTAAGTGCAAGGTTGCTCCATTAAAGACCCAGTCTATTGCTCGTTTGGAGCTTTTGGCAGCAGTTCTTCTGGCTAACttaattaattttgttcaaaGAAGTTATGAGGGCTTCATAATGTTTGACGCTCTATATGCGTGGTCAGATTCTATGATAACTTTGGCTTGGTTGTCTTCTTCACCAAGTCGATGGAAGACTTTTATAGCTAACAGAGTAAGTCATATACAAGAAACTGTCCCTAATTCTAGTTGGCATCATGTGGTGTCTTCACAGAATCCTGCCGATTATGCAAGTCGTGGTCAAAGTCCGCTTCAACTTCTAAATACTTCTATGTGGTGGTCAGGCCCTCCTTTTCTTTCTATGCCTAGAACCACTTGGCCCTGTCAGCCTGCAACTGAATCTTACTCTGATTTATCAATAGAGATCCAAAAGGAGGAAAAACAAGTTGCACTTGCGGTGACAGTTAATAGtgacaattttctatttaatttaCTTAACCGATTGTCTTCTTTGCttaaaattcaaagaattttaGCTTATGTTATAAggtttataaaaaattctaggtctaAACAAAGACTCAACGAAAACAAAATCCTTACTCCTCAGGAAATAAATTCTTCACTATACCGATCATTCGATATGTTCAGCTGGatgttttttctgatatttttcttAAGATTATTCAAAATCAGTTACTGTCAAAACCTTTTCGTAAATTGGCCCCATTTGTGGACCCAGATGGTTTACTTAGAGTTGGTGGTCGGCTTAAAAGATCTTCTTTTAGTTATGACATTAAACATCCTATCCTTTTGCCCAAAACACACAGACTGACAGAATTGATAATAGAATCAGTTCACAGCTCATATTTTCATCCTGGTTTAAAGACTTTGCAATACTTGTTGCTTCAACAATATTGGATCTTATCCCCTAAAGCAGCAATTTATAAATGTTTATCTAGATGTATTacatgttttcgttctaaaccCAAGTCATATAATCCGTATATGGCTGATTTACCCTCGTTCCGCGTTTCTCAGTTAAAGGCATTCTCATCAGTTTGCATTGATTTCGCTGGTCCATTTTCGCTTTTGATGAGCAAACACAGAGGAGCAAAATCTTTTAAGGGTTATGTCTGTTTATTTGTTTGTACCGCTACTAAGGCCATTCATTTGGAGGCCACATCTGATCTTAGTTCAGAGTCATTCTTAGCAGCTTTTAGACGTTTCATTGCCCGAAGGGGTAGGTGCAATCATATTGTAAGTGATCAGGGCACTAATTTTAAGGGTGCTAATaatcaattaatagaacttgCTCAAATTACAGCACAAAAATTAGACATTTCTTGGAATTTTAATCCTCCCGCTTCTCCGCATTTGAATGGATTGGCCGAGGCTGGCGTCAAGtcatttaaatcatatttttaccGAGTTATGGGAAATCAAATTTTAACCTTTGAAGAATTCTATACAGTTCTAACACAagtcgaggctattctaaattctcGTCCCTTGTGTCCCATTAGCTCAGATCCTAATGATCTGCAGCCACTTACGCCTGGACATTTTCTGATTTTCGAATCGTTAAATAATCCGATTCCTGAACCCAATTTAGAGCATTTAAGTCTTAACAAACTAAGTCGTTGGCAGCTACTGCAACGTATCCAAAGCGATTTCTGGAAACGTTGGTCTTTAGAGTATATTAACACTCTTCAACAAAGACACAAGTGGACTAAACAGTCTCCTCCGGTTTCTAAAGGAGATCTGGTAGTTATTAAGAATGAGCAGCAAGCTCCTTTGCAATGGGAACTTGGTCGTGTTGTTAACGTATTTCCGGGACAGGATGATGTAATTCGCGTTgttgaagtcaaaacttctcgcGGCACGATGAAACGACCGGTGGTCAAGATTTGTCCTCTTCCAGGCAATTAGGCAATGTAACTGccttttttaattaagtttaattgagtttcattttagttttatttgttTT from Diabrotica virgifera virgifera chromosome 5, PGI_DIABVI_V3a includes these protein-coding regions:
- the LOC126885526 gene encoding uncharacterized protein LOC126885526, coding for MSDKLTKANLKRTTAFKRLQETYECGLKVSNDESLKPEFLARANAIDGTYNEFQSNHNTVISLINDDEFSSYDEMRLNADKAFYGVLSLRHNFLLNDSSSQAANMSTVDNSNFSNRRSVANLPKLSLMRFEGSYKDFPTYFDVFNSLIHNNPDISNVEKFQYLLTSLGNEPLALIKGIPLTEGNYTVAYEKLEKRYKNTRILASHYYNEIFNAPSISKANSFELRKLLSVFSENVAALRVMKLPVDHWDFLLFNMLLNK